Proteins from one Chryseobacterium arthrosphaerae genomic window:
- the tssD gene encoding type VI secretion system tube protein TssD, whose amino-acid sequence MAERNSRGILKFNNGEGQKLLKMNYSVSRSTDVSGRVASDPSNALIKVTVEATDKSDILESLLNGKYKPTVGEIVFNKSHEEGTLITLKWENGYVIQHEVDFDAIDSNSMLISFVISAEGIDYGNSRFDGLWPAAGK is encoded by the coding sequence ATGGCAGAAAGAAATTCGAGAGGAATCTTAAAATTCAACAACGGCGAAGGACAGAAATTATTAAAAATGAACTACAGCGTATCGAGATCTACAGACGTATCCGGACGTGTAGCATCAGATCCTTCCAATGCATTGATCAAAGTTACAGTAGAAGCTACTGACAAATCAGACATCCTTGAAAGCTTACTGAACGGAAAATATAAGCCTACGGTAGGAGAGATTGTTTTCAACAAATCTCACGAAGAAGGAACACTGATCACCCTGAAATGGGAAAACGGATATGTGATCCAGCACGAAGTAGACTTTGACGCTATTGACAGCAACAGTATGTTGATCAGTTTCGTAATCAGTGCAGAAGGAATTGACTATGGAAACTCACGTTTCGATGGTTTATGGCCTGCAGCTGGTAAATAA
- a CDS encoding M12 family metallo-peptidase, with the protein MSVCKESYIGGDYIEITGGSCKVYAKDNINNISVNGPFGQNGLKNGVLYATNGQAPIIGAEDLDFYVDIFRSNSQNPDNFGKKDSDYKGTFGFDRYNENTSGKGKQSVSGFDVMHFNGIKYYTPWISLWPPKQNLQSISEIDSNYNPVTSAVLVLKVLPGKTSNGNAKIFISSDNLNIKIDNNDSVTKETSINGTIIITVSCVGVLEKDAKIEIKQNDQYGIVVGKLKIIKNNVVYIANTKFITVIEEEQVTNNEKKLQKREAEKKEFQNLIKDVITYLNTNSLNQSLIYIKGTVEDIFVIDKGEIKRNAGEGVYSNSITIPYFEGKHQDKAIDDTKETKEERELDKAIKNLYNALNKNYNKYKKNTYYCSDTVNNTDQELFKIYEEKYQAYLNTLTGNQKIGGKERRNDTIYVFIDKNQETLDIGGFSYYGYTLGADNVAFVFNKHVKERKFGTFAHEIAHSLGLDHTFELRDKEYRSNKTLDADIIQKEKLLKEKQQNNSPQVLNNSAVNAQTRFTRIMEKNLHYPIVQKPEQISANFGGSKEKYYLHISSMFSSLKLLANSEGAVSQSQSQGIDPVASLQSDINELKTKRQANENKYIDVDISATQENFMDYDYDSNNTHNPNFEPKSLWYWQWKELQNSKFLIKKVIK; encoded by the coding sequence ATGAGTGTGTGTAAAGAGTCTTATATAGGAGGAGATTATATTGAAATTACTGGTGGAAGCTGCAAAGTTTATGCAAAAGATAATATAAATAATATCTCTGTAAATGGTCCATTTGGACAGAATGGTTTAAAAAATGGTGTTTTGTATGCTACTAATGGGCAAGCACCAATAATTGGAGCAGAGGATTTAGATTTCTATGTTGATATATTTAGATCAAATAGCCAAAATCCAGATAATTTTGGAAAAAAGGATTCTGATTATAAAGGAACATTTGGTTTTGATAGGTATAATGAAAATACAAGTGGGAAAGGCAAACAGTCCGTAAGTGGTTTTGATGTTATGCATTTTAATGGTATAAAATATTATACACCATGGATCTCTTTATGGCCCCCAAAACAGAATTTACAATCTATTTCTGAAATTGATTCTAATTACAATCCTGTAACAAGTGCAGTACTTGTTTTAAAAGTTTTACCTGGGAAAACTTCTAATGGAAACGCTAAGATATTTATCTCTTCTGATAATCTCAATATTAAAATCGATAATAATGATTCTGTTACGAAGGAAACATCGATAAATGGTACTATAATCATTACTGTTTCATGTGTAGGTGTTTTAGAAAAAGATGCCAAGATAGAGATAAAGCAAAACGATCAATATGGTATTGTTGTTGGCAAATTGAAAATTATAAAAAATAATGTTGTCTATATTGCCAATACTAAATTTATTACCGTAATAGAAGAAGAACAGGTCACAAATAATGAAAAAAAATTGCAAAAAAGAGAAGCTGAAAAAAAGGAATTTCAAAATCTTATAAAAGATGTAATTACTTATCTTAATACTAACTCTTTAAATCAATCTCTTATCTATATAAAAGGTACAGTAGAAGATATTTTTGTAATAGATAAAGGAGAGATAAAAAGGAATGCTGGAGAAGGAGTATATAGCAATAGTATAACTATTCCTTATTTTGAAGGTAAACATCAAGACAAAGCAATAGATGATACTAAAGAAACTAAGGAAGAACGTGAGTTAGATAAGGCAATTAAAAATCTTTATAATGCACTAAATAAAAATTATAATAAATATAAGAAAAATACATATTATTGTAGTGATACAGTAAATAATACTGATCAAGAATTGTTTAAAATTTATGAAGAAAAATATCAAGCATATCTTAATACTTTAACTGGTAATCAAAAGATAGGGGGAAAAGAAAGAAGAAATGATACAATCTATGTTTTTATAGATAAAAATCAAGAAACATTGGATATTGGTGGTTTTAGCTATTATGGATATACTTTAGGAGCAGATAATGTAGCTTTTGTATTTAATAAACATGTGAAAGAAAGGAAATTTGGAACCTTTGCTCATGAAATAGCCCATTCATTAGGGCTAGATCATACTTTTGAATTAAGGGATAAAGAATATAGGAGTAATAAAACGCTTGATGCTGATATAATACAAAAGGAAAAATTACTAAAAGAAAAACAACAAAATAATTCTCCACAAGTATTAAATAATAGCGCTGTTAATGCGCAAACAAGGTTTACACGGATAATGGAGAAAAATTTACATTATCCAATTGTGCAGAAGCCAGAACAAATTTCAGCAAATTTTGGGGGAAGTAAAGAAAAATATTATCTTCATATAAGCTCAATGTTTAGTTCTTTAAAATTATTAGCTAATTCTGAAGGAGCTGTCTCTCAATCACAGTCTCAGGGTATAGATCCAGTTGCTTCATTACAAAGTGATATAAATGAACTTAAAACAAAGAGACAAGCCAATGAAAATAAATATATTGATGTGGATATTTCAGCTACACAAGAAAATTTCATGGATTACGATTATGATTCTAATAATACTCATAATCCTAATTTTGAACCTAAAAGTTTATGGTATTGGCAATGGAAGGAATTACAGAATAGTAAATTTTTAATCAAGAAAGTTATAAAATAA
- the tssR gene encoding type VI secretion system protein TssR domain-containing protein has protein sequence MKNKFPLAAYYIGLSVLLTSCQVKLPSKKTPEPSQYSMVDGSPVVNGFPKKSVPWIVVSDRSRNTAYLDKDDEKSYKEVKFLEPLMVLKHRDGMVKVAEYVPDALMKKVSSKSIKTYGWIPESDLLLWNNSLKSERTGYPVRVAVVPNNSEVIRSAERYYKNDSIMVFNSPSLIETANVKIPNGQMVYVYKQAENNKRFLVGKKPTIDIDSIGTSLYGWVSSNVISTWGERSAIKLKNTTGISDTGLGIHEGYPGGSASDAENKTAILLTDVNKRPPLENIFPVTLPLEGTPTPDLKTKYFTNILDYSKNYVFNVLGEEIYFDRYKEITERDKKMNIVFALDISAANAPYASIVKSLLQDLQLRFEKPSYFSTVKYGVVLYKNNPCGNNVSVSNLSTDYSKITTFITEKSNEMNCASNSGYQPVGEALSAAGNLLSNVPDETNIVVTVGTSASQSGNMYSVISSLTQAQARLIMFQTNARSSDNYNDFVLMAENVVTNTAKNIAELKKQKITDQYDVLTKNNFSLVEGDEGFFSLAYPKQSMSQGFVIFPKKGDVATPGFLKKSVDSLIAQVTVDNQNIDKSLNNYFHSSVGAGKTDVDLKYKYLYPGLTNPVSAGIAAQLINYGNPFLVKGYIPKDLKDYEPAIEKGILISETEYDNLKAFYTEVYKNTEADRPNFNQAKAVKEYVKLLKKYNPTIKFLDKGELYELPMSYAIGMSTGFDLSEEELMAKYKLKGWKKSKVVPSETVRNYFQHYKNLADRMLANRNNPAVKIQQNGQTFYWLNEYFTPTRIPREQPEYTKH, from the coding sequence ATGAAAAATAAATTTCCTCTAGCAGCATATTATATAGGGTTATCAGTATTATTGACGAGTTGCCAGGTAAAGCTTCCGTCTAAGAAAACCCCCGAGCCTTCTCAATACAGTATGGTAGACGGCTCTCCCGTAGTCAACGGATTTCCTAAAAAGTCAGTGCCTTGGATTGTGGTTTCAGACCGTTCAAGAAATACGGCTTATCTGGATAAAGATGATGAAAAGTCATACAAAGAAGTGAAATTCCTGGAGCCTCTGATGGTGCTGAAACACAGGGACGGAATGGTAAAAGTAGCAGAATATGTTCCTGATGCTTTAATGAAAAAAGTTTCATCAAAATCCATTAAAACATATGGCTGGATTCCTGAATCCGACCTGCTTCTGTGGAACAATTCCCTGAAAAGCGAAAGAACAGGATATCCCGTAAGAGTAGCGGTAGTGCCGAACAACAGCGAAGTCATCAGAAGTGCTGAAAGGTACTATAAAAATGACTCGATCATGGTGTTCAACTCACCAAGCCTTATTGAAACAGCCAATGTGAAAATTCCTAACGGACAGATGGTATATGTTTACAAACAGGCTGAAAATAACAAGAGATTCCTGGTAGGGAAGAAACCCACTATTGATATAGACAGCATTGGCACCAGCCTTTACGGTTGGGTAAGTTCCAATGTGATCTCCACATGGGGTGAGCGCTCTGCCATAAAGCTGAAAAATACAACAGGAATCAGTGATACCGGTTTAGGAATCCATGAAGGGTATCCGGGCGGATCAGCATCAGATGCAGAAAACAAAACGGCAATTCTTCTTACAGATGTCAATAAAAGACCTCCGCTAGAAAATATTTTCCCGGTAACTTTACCATTGGAAGGAACCCCTACTCCTGATCTCAAGACGAAATATTTTACCAATATTTTAGATTACAGCAAGAATTACGTATTCAACGTTTTGGGTGAGGAAATTTATTTCGACCGTTATAAGGAGATTACGGAAAGAGATAAGAAAATGAATATTGTTTTTGCATTGGATATCAGTGCTGCCAATGCACCGTATGCTTCCATTGTAAAATCATTATTACAGGATCTTCAGCTTAGATTTGAAAAACCGTCTTATTTCAGTACTGTAAAATATGGGGTGGTTTTATATAAAAATAATCCTTGCGGAAATAATGTTTCCGTTTCTAACCTGAGCACTGATTACAGCAAAATTACGACGTTTATCACTGAGAAGAGTAATGAAATGAACTGTGCGAGTAACAGCGGCTACCAGCCGGTAGGTGAGGCTCTTTCTGCAGCCGGAAACCTTCTTTCAAATGTTCCTGATGAAACCAATATCGTAGTGACTGTAGGGACCTCTGCCAGCCAGAGCGGGAATATGTACAGCGTGATAAGTTCCCTTACACAGGCTCAGGCAAGACTGATTATGTTCCAGACCAATGCAAGATCTTCAGATAACTACAACGATTTTGTATTGATGGCAGAAAATGTGGTAACTAACACCGCAAAAAATATTGCTGAACTTAAAAAACAGAAGATCACTGACCAGTATGATGTTCTTACCAAAAATAACTTCAGCCTGGTAGAAGGCGACGAAGGATTCTTCTCGCTGGCCTATCCTAAGCAAAGTATGTCTCAGGGCTTTGTAATCTTCCCTAAAAAAGGTGATGTTGCAACGCCTGGATTCCTGAAAAAATCTGTAGACAGCCTTATTGCACAGGTAACGGTAGATAACCAGAATATTGATAAATCACTTAATAACTATTTCCACTCTTCTGTAGGAGCGGGTAAAACAGATGTTGATCTGAAGTACAAGTATCTGTATCCGGGGCTTACCAATCCTGTATCTGCAGGAATTGCTGCACAGCTGATCAACTACGGAAATCCGTTCCTGGTAAAAGGATACATTCCAAAAGATCTGAAAGATTATGAGCCAGCCATAGAAAAAGGGATCCTGATTTCTGAAACAGAATATGATAATCTGAAAGCTTTCTACACAGAAGTATATAAGAATACCGAAGCAGATCGTCCGAACTTTAACCAGGCAAAAGCCGTGAAGGAATATGTGAAACTGCTGAAGAAGTACAATCCTACCATTAAATTCCTGGATAAAGGAGAGCTTTATGAGCTGCCAATGTCCTATGCAATTGGAATGAGTACAGGATTCGACCTTTCAGAAGAAGAACTGATGGCGAAATATAAGCTGAAGGGATGGAAAAAATCAAAAGTAGTTCCTAGTGAGACCGTAAGAAATTATTTCCAGCATTATAAAAATCTGGCAGACAGAATGCTTGCCAACAGAAATAATCCTGCAGTAAAAATTCAGCAGAACGGACAGACATTCTACTGGCTTAATGAATACTTTACCCCAACAAGGATCCCAAGAGAACAGCCGGAGTATACTAAACATTAA
- a CDS encoding type VI secretion system Vgr family protein, which translates to MKTELSTKGPSFRPAQNADAISENHHTGINRLVKLSLVVEGKIIKYYKHFTLKQKANHHHEFNLILAHDALGDRQSHTLEEANKFLGKRLTAVIAYKDIENSPERNFVGIITKVGFSQEKMSLGNIVISGYSPTILLDGAPHIQSFGGGQAVNMGIIAEEVIRQGIDKGRFDIRVDTNDYSQIIYSSQYNETHYNYLARMAEAYGEQFYYDGEVLHFGKLPPQNKPIKLVYGSNANDIRVELKAVHTKPQYYGYNSSKNEKLTSGETPVKHLGDLAQTAYSHNENIYKTPALQVAPIKASTHLDVEHSQRSTAGSEAVSVFSVSGSTTVPFLHPGCVADVYMRKPDSNETSYFTKVMITDAVHEIDTIGHYTGSFESIAADTGFLPKPEFTVPVAQPQIATVVANADPEGQGRVQVRFDWQMNDTTHFVRVMSPDAGGTDRITQNRGYVAIPEVGDQVMVNFVHNHPDRPFVMGGMFHGGIGLGGGIDNRVKSIQTRSGHKVVFTEDESIIITDKSGNEIHLDTTGSNITITAPETMTLNCKNMNINVGENMNTSVGMNKSDSITMNHTESVGMMKNISVGTNFMTNVVGKMVEFITGNKESHTEKDRLRVSNGKITAQSTGSYEQHSEKEIQNNSGEISKNH; encoded by the coding sequence ATGAAAACCGAATTGTCAACGAAGGGACCATCTTTCCGGCCTGCTCAAAATGCAGATGCCATATCTGAGAACCATCATACAGGAATCAACCGGCTGGTAAAGCTGTCGCTGGTGGTGGAAGGTAAGATTATTAAATACTATAAACATTTCACCCTTAAGCAAAAAGCAAATCACCACCACGAATTCAATCTTATTTTAGCCCATGATGCGTTGGGAGACAGACAAAGTCATACTCTTGAAGAAGCGAATAAATTCCTTGGGAAGCGGCTCACAGCAGTGATTGCCTATAAAGATATTGAAAACAGTCCGGAAAGGAATTTTGTGGGAATCATTACCAAAGTAGGTTTCAGCCAGGAAAAGATGAGCCTTGGGAATATTGTAATTTCAGGATACAGTCCTACTATTTTGCTGGATGGAGCTCCGCATATCCAGAGTTTTGGCGGCGGACAGGCTGTTAATATGGGAATCATTGCGGAAGAAGTAATCAGACAGGGAATTGATAAAGGGCGTTTTGATATAAGAGTGGATACGAATGACTATTCTCAGATCATCTACAGCAGCCAGTATAATGAAACGCATTACAATTATCTCGCAAGGATGGCAGAAGCCTATGGCGAGCAGTTTTATTATGATGGTGAAGTATTGCACTTCGGGAAACTTCCGCCTCAGAATAAGCCGATCAAACTGGTCTACGGAAGCAATGCGAATGATATCAGGGTAGAGCTGAAGGCTGTTCATACAAAACCACAATATTACGGTTACAACAGCAGCAAAAATGAAAAACTGACTTCAGGGGAAACACCTGTAAAACATTTGGGGGATCTTGCCCAAACAGCATACAGCCATAATGAAAATATATATAAAACGCCGGCACTTCAGGTAGCACCCATCAAAGCATCTACCCATCTGGACGTAGAACATTCCCAGAGAAGCACTGCAGGAAGTGAAGCTGTAAGTGTATTCTCAGTTTCCGGTTCTACAACAGTTCCGTTTCTGCACCCCGGTTGCGTTGCAGATGTTTATATGAGAAAACCTGACAGCAATGAAACCTCTTATTTTACCAAAGTGATGATTACGGATGCCGTTCACGAAATTGATACCATCGGTCACTATACCGGAAGTTTTGAATCCATTGCAGCCGACACAGGATTTTTACCCAAACCTGAATTTACAGTTCCTGTCGCACAACCTCAGATCGCAACCGTGGTAGCCAATGCAGACCCTGAAGGACAGGGAAGGGTACAGGTAAGATTCGACTGGCAGATGAATGATACGACGCATTTTGTACGGGTTATGAGCCCGGATGCCGGAGGAACAGACAGAATTACCCAAAACCGCGGTTATGTAGCCATTCCCGAAGTAGGAGATCAGGTTATGGTCAATTTTGTACACAATCATCCTGACAGACCTTTTGTCATGGGCGGAATGTTCCACGGCGGAATCGGCCTTGGAGGCGGAATCGATAACCGTGTAAAATCTATCCAGACCAGGAGCGGGCACAAAGTAGTCTTTACAGAAGATGAAAGCATTATCATCACAGATAAAAGCGGCAATGAGATCCATCTGGATACTACAGGAAGCAATATCACCATCACAGCCCCGGAAACCATGACCCTGAACTGTAAGAATATGAATATTAATGTGGGGGAGAATATGAATACAAGTGTAGGGATGAATAAATCTGACAGTATTACCATGAATCATACTGAAAGTGTAGGGATGATGAAAAATATTTCTGTGGGAACTAACTTTATGACGAATGTTGTAGGTAAAATGGTAGAATTTATTACAGGAAATAAAGAATCTCATACAGAAAAAGACAGGCTTCGGGTAAGCAATGGAAAAATAACAGCTCAAAGTACAGGTTCTTATGAGCAGCATTCTGAAAAAGAGATACAAAATAATTCAGGAGAAATATCTAAAAACCATTAA
- a CDS encoding RHS repeat domain-containing protein yields the protein MKLNKSILIIFKIWMLTGMAITCHPNKSKSLESNEPVEKFNSVEEFANHKTAFEKINDKVSFYKPDGNKILMIDLKRSVYNVYFPEVYSEGLIKINNMLYFLPAKVEKYQTFSTGETGTATGTFKTENVTSDTGLLLKKNIEYPVGNTMKTNDISYEYNKFGQLLKVQQNNKTTIRNTYDSNGNLIETQTPDKQIKYNYNNEGNIVSEEWDSQGEKIVFKYQYNSSGQLVKKYTDDQNQVEEFTYDSKGRIINVIEYSAEIDKSDSNKLINLFFKKTYSYTNDQLTNEKQLEYKITNTSVLVNKKWQAINIEQQRKLAWEKISDPSEIPFAETDRNYTYLEKQINVLINNFGFSNRVENGKLSQEKEVLQTESIKFSLDDVGRIIKKESIDKDKKIIIEKYFY from the coding sequence ATGAAATTAAATAAGAGTATATTGATCATCTTTAAAATATGGATGCTTACGGGTATGGCGATAACTTGTCATCCAAATAAATCAAAATCATTGGAAAGTAATGAACCCGTTGAAAAATTTAATTCTGTAGAGGAGTTTGCAAATCATAAAACCGCTTTTGAAAAGATTAATGATAAAGTTTCTTTTTACAAGCCTGACGGAAATAAAATCTTAATGATAGATTTGAAACGATCTGTCTATAATGTTTATTTTCCGGAAGTCTACAGCGAAGGACTCATCAAAATAAATAATATGCTTTATTTTTTACCTGCAAAAGTAGAGAAGTATCAAACATTTTCAACGGGAGAAACCGGAACAGCAACCGGAACTTTTAAAACAGAAAACGTCACAAGTGATACGGGTCTATTATTAAAGAAAAACATTGAATATCCGGTTGGTAATACTATGAAAACAAATGACATTTCTTATGAGTATAACAAATTTGGACAGTTATTGAAGGTTCAACAAAATAATAAAACAACCATCAGGAATACCTACGACAGTAATGGTAATTTAATAGAGACTCAGACACCAGATAAGCAAATTAAATATAATTACAATAATGAAGGAAATATTGTCTCGGAAGAATGGGATAGCCAGGGTGAAAAAATAGTATTCAAATACCAATACAACTCTTCCGGACAGCTGGTAAAAAAATATACTGATGATCAGAATCAGGTAGAAGAATTTACATATGATTCTAAGGGAAGAATTATAAATGTCATTGAATATTCTGCCGAGATAGATAAAAGTGATTCTAATAAATTAATCAACCTTTTTTTCAAAAAAACATATTCTTACACCAATGATCAGCTTACAAATGAAAAACAACTTGAATACAAAATTACCAATACATCTGTTTTGGTCAACAAAAAATGGCAGGCGATCAACATTGAGCAACAAAGAAAATTAGCTTGGGAAAAAATTAGTGATCCTTCTGAAATTCCGTTTGCTGAAACAGACAGGAATTATACTTATCTGGAAAAACAAATCAATGTATTGATAAATAATTTTGGTTTCTCCAACAGGGTTGAAAACGGAAAATTATCTCAGGAAAAAGAAGTTCTTCAAACAGAATCTATAAAATTTTCTCTTGACGATGTAGGGCGTATTATAAAAAAAGAAAGTATTGATAAGGATAAAAAAATTATCATAGAAAAATACTTTTATTAA